In Gouania willdenowi chromosome 24, fGouWil2.1, whole genome shotgun sequence, a single window of DNA contains:
- the ccn6 gene encoding cellular communication network factor 6 isoform X2 — MLKILCHILLLILAQKSISGAQNNARLPVPQARRAAAERRQFCQWPCKCPQRPYCAPGVSSVLDGCGCCKTCARQIREACNERDVCDPHKGMYCDFSADQPKYEVGVCAYMMAVGCDLNGKHYENGEAFQSSPLYKCTCIAGAIGCTPSFIQKPAGLLGPASLMGNMPAGLRSSNKNQQDTTYMSAWKKNCLVQITPWSPCSKTCGLGISVRINNDNSKCEMRKDRRLCLLRPCDKSILRNVKIPKGKKCRPKFQAKKAEKLSLSGCTSTKKFKPTYCGMCTDKRCCVPNKSRMIKVSFTCKGGFNTQWKMQWITSCVCQQKCNDPNDMFAELRLL; from the exons CATATCCTGCTTCTCATCCTAGCTCAAAAG AGCATCAGCGGAGCTCAGAACAATGCACGGCTGCCAGTCCCTCAGGCCAGGCGAGCAGCAGCTGAGCGAAGGCAATTCTGCCAGTGGCCATGCAAATGTCCTCAAAGGCCTTACTGTGCTCCAGGCGTCAGCTCTGTCCTGGACGGCTGTGGCTGCTGCAAGACGTGCGCCCGACAGATCAGGGAGGCATGCAACGAGAGAGATGTGTGTGACCCCCACAAGGGCATGTACTGCGACTTCTCTGCAGACCAGCCCAAGTACGAGGTTGGAGTGTGTGCAT ACATGATGGCAGTGGGCTGCGACCTGAATGGGAAACACTATGAGAATGGGGAGGCCTTCCAGTCCAGCCCTCTCTACAAGTGCACATGCATTGCAGGAGCCATTGGCTGCACCCCCTCTTTCATCCAGAAGCCTGCAGGTCTCCTAGGCCCTGCCTCCCTCATGGGCAACATGCCAGCTGGGCTCCGCAGCTCCAACAAGAACCAGCAGGACACAACATACATGTcag CCTGGAAGAAGAACTGTTTGGTTCAGATCACGCCGTGGAGCCCCTGCTCTAAGACCTGTGGCCTGGGCATCTCCGTACGTATCAATAACGACAACAGCAAGTGTGAGATGAGGAAAGACCGCCGACTGTGCCTGTTGCGACCGTGTGACAAGAGTATTCTGAGAAATGTCAAG ATCCCGAAGGGAAAGAAGTGTCGACCCAAGTTCCAAGCAAAGAAAGCAGAGAAGCTGAGCTTGTCTGGCTGCACCAGCACTAAGAAGTTTAAGCCTACGTACTGTGGCATGTGCACAGATAAGCGCTGCTGTGTTCCCAACAAGTCCCGCATGATCAAAGTCAGCTTCACTTGCAAAGGGGGCTTCAACACACAATGGAAGATGCAGTGGATCACCTCCTGTGTGTGTCAGCAGAAGTGCAACGACCCAAACGACATGTTTGCAGAACTACGCTTACTGTGA
- the ccn6 gene encoding cellular communication network factor 6 isoform X1 → MLKILCHILLLILAQKSISGAQNNARLPVPQARRAAAERRQFCQWPCKCPQRPYCAPGVSSVLDGCGCCKTCARQIREACNERDVCDPHKGMYCDFSADQPKYEVGVCAYMMAVGCDLNGKHYENGEAFQSSPLYKCTCIAGAIGCTPSFIQKPAGLLGPASLMGNMPAGLRSSNKNQQDTTYMSAYRDPPIAWKKNCLVQITPWSPCSKTCGLGISVRINNDNSKCEMRKDRRLCLLRPCDKSILRNVKIPKGKKCRPKFQAKKAEKLSLSGCTSTKKFKPTYCGMCTDKRCCVPNKSRMIKVSFTCKGGFNTQWKMQWITSCVCQQKCNDPNDMFAELRLL, encoded by the exons CATATCCTGCTTCTCATCCTAGCTCAAAAG AGCATCAGCGGAGCTCAGAACAATGCACGGCTGCCAGTCCCTCAGGCCAGGCGAGCAGCAGCTGAGCGAAGGCAATTCTGCCAGTGGCCATGCAAATGTCCTCAAAGGCCTTACTGTGCTCCAGGCGTCAGCTCTGTCCTGGACGGCTGTGGCTGCTGCAAGACGTGCGCCCGACAGATCAGGGAGGCATGCAACGAGAGAGATGTGTGTGACCCCCACAAGGGCATGTACTGCGACTTCTCTGCAGACCAGCCCAAGTACGAGGTTGGAGTGTGTGCAT ACATGATGGCAGTGGGCTGCGACCTGAATGGGAAACACTATGAGAATGGGGAGGCCTTCCAGTCCAGCCCTCTCTACAAGTGCACATGCATTGCAGGAGCCATTGGCTGCACCCCCTCTTTCATCCAGAAGCCTGCAGGTCTCCTAGGCCCTGCCTCCCTCATGGGCAACATGCCAGCTGGGCTCCGCAGCTCCAACAAGAACCAGCAGGACACAACATACATGTcag CTTACAGGGATCCTCCTATAGCCTGGAAGAAGAACTGTTTGGTTCAGATCACGCCGTGGAGCCCCTGCTCTAAGACCTGTGGCCTGGGCATCTCCGTACGTATCAATAACGACAACAGCAAGTGTGAGATGAGGAAAGACCGCCGACTGTGCCTGTTGCGACCGTGTGACAAGAGTATTCTGAGAAATGTCAAG ATCCCGAAGGGAAAGAAGTGTCGACCCAAGTTCCAAGCAAAGAAAGCAGAGAAGCTGAGCTTGTCTGGCTGCACCAGCACTAAGAAGTTTAAGCCTACGTACTGTGGCATGTGCACAGATAAGCGCTGCTGTGTTCCCAACAAGTCCCGCATGATCAAAGTCAGCTTCACTTGCAAAGGGGGCTTCAACACACAATGGAAGATGCAGTGGATCACCTCCTGTGTGTGTCAGCAGAAGTGCAACGACCCAAACGACATGTTTGCAGAACTACGCTTACTGTGA